tcttctttgatttccctcattagatttttgtagttttcattgaataggtccgtcacgtccttggttaagttgatccctaggtactttattctttttttggctactgtaaatggaattgtttccataatttccttttctgtttgtctattgctggtgtacagaaaagctgctgacttttgtgggttgattttgtatcctgctactttgccaaattggtttattaggtgtaggagtttgggtactgagttttttgggtccatcagatataagatcatgtcgtctgcgaatagggataacttgatttcttccttgccgatgtggatccctttgatgtcctcctcttgccttattgctatgtccggccttttctgtatatggtatatgtggtgctgaggaatggaacccagggcttcatacctgctaggcaagcactctaccagtaagccacattccaggcccTGATTCTGTTTTTATAAGACCAGATAGGAGCCAGACTGGGTAGTATGTAtttataatttcagctactcaggaggctgaagcagaaggatcaagAGTTAAGagaccagggggctggggatatggcctagtggcaagagtgcctgcctcatatacatgaggccctgggttcgattccccagcaccacatatacagaaaatggccagaagtggcgctgtggctcaagtggcagagtgctagccttgagcaaaaagaagccagggacagtgctcaggcccagagtccaagccccaggactggccaaaaaaaaaaaaaaaaaaaaaagagttaagagaCCAGCTTGGATGATTTTTTACAAGAATCtatctcaggaaaaaaagaaaaagaggaaagtctCAGAAAAGAAACTGTGAAGAGtctgtctgggaatgtggcttagcggtagagtgcttgcctagcatgtatgaagccctggatttgattcctcagtaccacataaacagaaaaagccagaagtggtactgtggttcaagtggtagagtgttaggcttgagcaaaagaaaattagGGATACTGcctatgccctgaattcaagccccaagactagcaaaagaaaaaaagaaaagaaactgtgaaGGAAGGccaggaatgtagctcagtggtagagcacaaaaaaggtgatagatagatagaatagtGAGAAAAAAAgtgctagatttctttttttttttaatttttttatttttttttattaattggacataaatttttttacaaggtgttgtgcaaagagggtgcagttacatagtagggcagtgtgtacatttcttatgatatcttacaacctgtttttctatcccttgtctaggtcaggttgacatatatgcaatatacaatgtatcaagaacatatacagtattcacagacttggtctctactgtctctccgtctccctttgttaacagtcatatatcagggagatcatgcccctttgttttctgtgttctaggcttgtctcactcaacattatttgttcgagttccgactatttccctgcaaataacaatatttcaccattcctaatcgctatgtagtattccattgtgtataagtaccatattttttggatccattcgtctgtggaggggcatctgggttgtttccatattttagctattgtgaattgtgccgtgataaacatggtagtacaaatgcctttttgatatcttggattttgctgtgtaggatagatgcctaggagtggtatggctgggtcatagggtaggtctatattgagctttttgagaaacctccatactgttctccaaagtggttgtactaatttgcatagATTTCTGATTAGCTTCTTTCCCTCCGCAATTATCAAGGAAGTGTTTGCAGCTGACTCCTTTTCtatattttccctttgttttgaAGATAATGAGTAGGCTTGTGTTGTTCTTTTCTGCTTCACAGGATTTAGTGTCAGATCACAAAGCAGCCCTCCAGAGCATGAGGACAGGAAAGAAGGCTGCTGGCTGCTCGTGCTACCAACATAGCTCCTAGCCAGGGTTTTCTGAGTGAGAGAAATGATTGGTTTTTTTCTGGTACCAGTgcgtttcttgtttttttgtttttttttttaatactttcccATCCTCCAACTTTGTGATATTAATCTTTTCTTGACAAAGTCtaaaatgaatagaaatgtatattgctttttttttttttttgccagtcctgtgtcttgggactcagggcctgagcactatccctggcttctttttgctcaaggctagcactctaccacttgagccacagcgccgcttctggctttttctatatatgtggtgctggggaattgaacccagggcttcatgtatgtgaggcaagcactctaccactaggccatattcccagtccatgttgctaatttttaaaacacagaGTTGCATTATCTGATGGGATTATTCATTTCAGTTTGTTAGCGTTTGGGTTGGTGTTTGGGAACCTGGCTCTGGCATCTAGATGTATGATGGACAAGGGGAGGGCAAGGACAGGGGCAACAAGAGGTGGAAGCTGGAgtagaggtgggggtgggaaatgGCTGATGCATAGATATTGGGAAGTGGTATGGAAAGGAGAGATTGACTAAAGCCTAGGACTGGCTTTAGGCCATGTAAGGGGATGCTGCCTTTAACTGGTGCATGTTGGAGAAAGAAGTCTCCGAAGCATGAAGTCATGAGCAAACCTGCTGAAGGTTTTTGGAACACCCATGTTTGGTCAGGTTGGATACTGGAGCCTGCGTCTCAGGGGAGAAATCTGGGCTGATGATATTAACTTTGATATCATGAGTCTCCAAAGTGGCACGTGAAACCATAGGGGAGCctgagaatgagaaagaaagagggccTGGAACTGTCAGGAGGATGGGTGGCGAAGGGAAAGAGTAGTCATGATGCTGGCAAGGTATAGCATCCAagggctggggttgtagctcagtggtacagtgcttacttagcatgtgaGATGCTCTGGATTCCATCCCAACactgcacacatgcgcacatacatacatacaacacaGAACCCACTtccagggagagggagaaagagggtaGAGAATAGGATGAATGCTCAATTCTTAGTCTCTAGCAGAAGCAACACCAAGACTCACAGAAGGGTGAGTTCTTGGCTGTCAGCAGATTCCTGAGCCCTGAGTGTAGAATAGGGCTTGTGGGAAACAAGAGGAGGCTGAATCTTATCTGTGCTCTGCCTTTGGTGCTCTGTGGTTAGTTTGTTCCATGTGCTCCCGGATGTGTGTTTACAGGTGTGGCTGGTGTTCACCATCAGAGTGGGAGCCACTTCCAGGGAAAGACCAGGTCTCCTATAGTCTCTGGCTCCAACAGGGTTTGCTCAGGAAATGCTAGTCAGTAGTGAGCATGCTTATAAAGTGCTTTGGTTAAGCTTCTCAATAGGTGTGTACTAGGCGTGATGAATGGGACTTGAATTTGAGTATGCTTATTGATTGGAGAGAATGTTAAGCCTGCAAAGATCAAATGAAGTACTTCCACGTAGGTCCTCAAGCTGGCCTCTGTGGTCATTAGTATGGACCATGGCCAGTGGTCGGAAGTATGGTGGTTCTGAGATATACCCAAAGGATGAGACCTGGTGTCTTCTTAATTTCCTTTGGTAAAGATGATCCAGGGAAAGATGAGGCAGAGGATGAACCACAGGTAAATGGCTGTCTCTTGTGATGCTGGCTATGAGCTGCTTAGCTAGGGCCATCAAGTGTCCAGTAGAGATGGCATTCAGCAGTCCTGCCCTCTGTGCCTCTCAGATAGAGAGTGGATTAAAGCCAGAAAAGTGCCAATTTGCTTCCaggtctatttctttttttttttttggccagtcctgggccttggactcagggcctgagcactgtccctggcttctttctgctcaaggctagcactctgccacttgagccacagtgccacttctggccgttttctatatgtgtggtgcttgggaatcgaacctagggcttcatgtatatgaggtgagcactcttgccactaggccatattcccagccaggtctatttcttgtactgttcatcCTTCAGCTAGATAGAATAAATTCTTTAACTCAGGCATCCCATGTAAAGCATGGTAGTCAGCTGACTAGTCGAATGCTAGGGTCTATCCATCTGTTGGTGTCTAGTGCCACACGAACTTGACTATGTAGGGAAAGGGTCTCCATGGTGCTAACAAGAGATCCAGTACAGAGAACCTGGCTCCATCTGAGCtccatgtcttttttatttttcagccaTGGTGGGTGACTGGCTATAAGGAAAAGCATTTGCTAGCAGTGCAAGTGGCTGGTATGGACAGTTAAGGAGCCCCAGCACTCCTGAGCAGAGCTGCCCTGCTGGCTGGCCTTCTGACAGTGAGTCAAATGTGGTTCTCTGCTTGCTTGAGGCAGGCTTGTGTCTGCCTTCAGCTTGAGTGAAGCATCCATATGCACTCcaacctgtcttcttttttttggccagtcctggggcttggactcagggcctgagcactgtccctggcttcttcttgctcaaggctagcactctgccacttgagccacagcgccacttctggccattttctatatatgtggtgctggggaatcgaacctagggcctcatgtatacaaggcaagcactcttgccactaggccatatccccagcccaacaacctGTGTCTTCTTAACAGCACTGTGCCGTCCTTACTTCTTGGtagttaaaaaccaaaaacaggggtggggatatggcctagtggcaagagtgcctgcctcatatacatgaggccctgggttcgactccccagcaccacatatacagaaaatggccagaagtggcgctgtggctcaagtggcagagtgctagccttgagcaaaaagaagccagggacagtgctcaggcccagagtccaagccccaggactggccaaaaaaaaacaaaaacaaaacaaaaaaaaccacaaaaacattcTGGGCCAGGAGGCAGGCTTTCAGTAATAGAAcatctgttttgctttttgccagtcctggggcttgaactcagggcctgagcactgtccctggcttctttttgctcaaggctagcgctctaccacttgcgccacagcaccacttctggccttttctctatatgtggtactgaggaattaaaaccagggtttcatatatatgaggagagcactttaccactaggccatattcccaaccctgggtAATAGAACGTCTGAAATAcatgtgaggacctgagttcaaatcccacctccAAAACAAGTTCTCACAAAATATCACATCTGCAATCCCTTGTTCAAACTGAAGGGCACCAAGTCTTGGATGCTGGGACAGGGGGCAGAAGGCAGAATCTGGGCTCTCCAGCCTTTAGTTGCTAGGCCCTCTGAAGAACCTGCTTGGACCTCCAGGTCAGGAAGGTAGCCTTCTGAGGCCTCTGGGCCTTCTGGAAGTGGCTGGGCCAAGGCTTCTCCCTGCTTGCCAAGCTTCTCGCTAATGGGTTGTGAAGCCAAAGCTGTCCTGAGCTGGGGCTGAGTGCAGGAGTTAGCATGTGGGAGGAAGCCTTGCTGTGACCTGCCTCGGTGGGACCTTCTCTGTGGTAGACGCCACAGTGGCTCCTGGATGCAAAAGGCAGAAACACCTGGATTGTCCTTGACctttgacacccccccccccccccgaagtacTGAGAGCTTGAGCTGTGAGGTACGGCGCATGTGGCTACAGCTCCTTTTGGGCTATGGCCTGGATTTGCAGGGAGCCCCcctttcccagccccctgaggtaaaagacaaaaggaagccCAACTGCCAAGGAGCAGACTTTGCCTCAGGCAACTAAATTTATTAGCAAGAAAAATTTTGCCAGCCCAGCACTGACCAACAAAGTACATCGTTAATAAAGGATAACAAATCTGTCACTTAATTCATAAAACATACCTCAAGCAGTTACAACTAAAAATAAAGTTGGATTTTAATTTAAAAGcctcaaaaataacaagcaatatgtttttttaaaacatgttgtAGACACAATTGTCTATTATACAATATACACTGTACACAGTAGAGCTTGGGCAGCTGGGGCggcaaggtgggggaggggggagggttagAATGGGAAATGCTTTTATATAAAGCCAGATCTGAGTTGAAATGCTGTGTCACTTAGAAAAGAGAACTgctagagggagaaaaaaattcatatgctCATCATTGCCCCCCAAAAtcctaaaccaaaaaaaaaaaaaaagaaaagcatggggGAGATGAAtaccaaggaaaagaagaagggagcaattaaataaaacttctttaaagcacacacatacacagtgttCATCATCTGAAGTACAGAGTATAAGGCAACGTTCTCCATAGTAAAAGGGGAGCGGGGAGGAGTCCGCGGGCATTTGACCTTTGAAGGAGGCAGTTGGAATGTCTGGAGGAGCGCCATGGGGGGCTGGGCAGTGGAGTGGAGGTGGCCTCCCCAGCCTCTGCAGAAGTGAGTGCCAGTGGGAGGCTGGGTACAAGGTCCCAGGGTGTCCCTAGTGACTGAAGGGGCCCGGGAGGCACACCCAGGAGTAGAGCATGGCAAGATGGGACTCCGGCAGTGTTGGGAGTGTCaggagtggggtggggcggggcggggctcactTTGCTCCTTGAAGGAGTGAAATGCATGTTTTTCCTTTGGAAATAGGGTTCCCATGCGTCCTAGTTTAGAACGTCTCAGTGGGCATGGCCGGCGTCCATGGTCTGGGCAGGCAGGAGCTCTTGGTGAGAAGGGAAGGGCCAGGGCAGAGCCAAGGGCTTCAGAAGAAAGAGAGCAGAGCCCCCTCCTGTGGGGACACAGTTGCAGAACAGGATGAGGTGAGGGCAGCTGTGGGTGCCTGTCTGCCGGGGGCCCAGGCCGCACAGACGGGGGATTGCATCTTCCAGGTCTCCCACTTCAGTCACTCTTTACAAGTTCTTCGTGACCAGGTGGGTCTTGTAATGCTTGGTAAGGTGGTCACTCCTCATGAAGCGCTTCTGACACTGGACGCACTCGAAGCGTTTGTCCCCTGGAAGAGGAGATGACTGTCACCTACACAGCCCCCGTGGAGCCACCCCCGAAAGGAGGAACACACGTGACAGGCTCTTAGGAAAGCCAATTAAGTTTTATCTCCACACTCTGTCCACTTCCTGGTTATAGGCTTCCTCCCTGGGATCTGTTGATCTAGCTCTTGGATCAATTCTCATTCCTCTGACCCACAGACCAACAGTGTGCTTCGTTCTAGTCCTTGTCCCACTATGCTTGAACGTCTGCACCTCACACCTCAGCACGTCTGCTTGCTTTGTTCTGATTGGTGTCCTCAGACTTCCCATGTGCATCAACATCTCCCCTTTGCAGGGAAACCCCCACTGCCCTCTAGTCCTGCCATCCCTGAGCACGCACACCCTGATGCACACTAGGTCAGCTGCTGTTCAGTGTTTACTTTTCCACCTCAGTGGAGGAGTGGGGTACCACCTACCCACGAGCCAGGGACAGGGGTCTAATCCACAGGAGCAATCACTTGCTACAGCTGTTTGTAAAGAGGCCACGCACAAATCACTGGACATGCCCAAGAAAACTTCAGATGACAGATGAATGTTTTTCTAGAGTTTTGTATTTCTCTGTCCCAGTACACTAAAAACATTTAACTATGATATCAAACCTGTGGTATCAAAAACAGTATTGCCTAGGATATAAACAAGTAAAAACGAGAAAGCAGCTAAGGGAAAATCAATAGAGAGGTGACAGCAGGAGAGCAGCATAGGACAGCCAAGTGGCTGTACGTTACATCTGTGCTTATTAACAGCTCTGCAGAAATGGCAGAGGTTAGGTGATACAATGACATGCTTTGAGGACACTGATACAGATACAGACATGGCTTGAAAGAACTCTCCAGCATTCTGGACAGTCGGGAAGTCTTGCTAAGTGTGGCGGGGGTGACGAGGCACAGAGGGCAACAGCAAGGGTGCAGCGGGAGGCTGACCTGTGTGAGTGCGAGCATGCCTTTGGAGCTCGTCGCTTCTTGTGAACCTCTTCCCACAGAAGAACCAGTTGCAGACGAAAGGCCGCTCACCGGTGTGCAGGCGCACGTGGGCTCGCAGCAAAGATGTCTTCCGGAAGGTCTTGCCACAGTCAGGGATGTGGCATACATGCTTCTTCTTGCCCTGCTCTCCAGACCTGAGAATGGGTTGACAGTGGGGTGGGAGagacaggaagtggggagggaggaggtagaaCAGGATGTGAGGGTCAGGTTGAAGAGCACACAAAAGGCAGGAGACAAGTAGCATGAAGCCACCTGGGCCACCTCAAGGCCCAGGGCAACTGTCCCATGGAGGGGTCTGGAGAACAGGGCACATACCAGGCTGCTAGCTTGATCCCAACACCTGAATTACCTTTTCTCCCCATCTTTGCAGTTGGGACACGTGCAGGCCATGCGGCGCCGCTTCTCCCCAGGCTGGGCCTCTCCTGCCAGGGCCTGCTCCATCTGCAGCTGAATCTGGGTGGGGCTTAGCCCACTGATGGTGAGGTTGTTTCCAGAAACGTTCTGCACTGTCAGCTGCTGCTGCCCTATGGGAAGGACAGAGGATACAACTCAGGGCAGGAAGCCTGAAACCTCAGGTCAGTAGATGACAAGGGTGATTATCAGGGCAGGTAATATTTGGGGAGtgagggggggcagtcctggggcttgaactcagggcctgggcgctgtccctgagctttgtgctcaataccagcgctctaccacttgggccacaatgctacttccggcTAGTTCTGAGTAGTTtttctggagataaagagtctcatggacattcctgccctggcaggctttgatctgtgatccttagatctcagcctcctgagtagctaggattataggcatgagccaccggtacctgtcaaataattatttttctaggCAACTGCAGTGTATCCTATTATTAGTCCCCAGGCTGCTTTCACAGTGTAAAATATCACCNNNNNNNNNNNNNNNNNNNNNNNNNNNNNNNNNNNNNNNNNNNNNNNNNNNNNNNNNNNNNNNNNNNNNNNNNNNNNNNNNNNNNNNNNNNNNNNNNNNNNNNNNNNNNNNNNNNNNNNNNNNNNNNNNNNNNNNNNNNNNNNNNNNNNNNNNNNNNNNNNNNNNNNNNNNNNNNNNNNNNNNNNNNNNNNNNNNNNNNNNNNNNNNNNNNNNNNNNNNNNNNNNNNNNNNNNNNNNNNNNNNNNNNNNNNNNNNNNNNNNNNNNNNNNNNNNNNNNNNNNNNNNNNNNNNNNNNNNNNNNNNNNNNNNNNNNNNNNNNNNNNNNNNNNNNNNNNNNNNNNNNNNNNNNNNNNNNNNNNNNNNNNNNNNNNNNNNNNNNNNNNNNNNNNNNNNNNNNNNNNNNNNNNNNNNNNNNNNNNNNNNNNNNNNNNNNNNNNNNNNNNNNNNNNNNNNNNNNNNNNNNNNNNNNNNNNNNNNNNNNNNNNNNNNNNNNNNNNNNNATCTCTGGCATTTAAAAAGCTTAGCCAAAATTTATCCTAAGTCAATTTAGCCTAAATGTTCCTGCTATAATAAGCTTCTCCTAcctattatttttcttgtcaatAAGGATCAGAATTTTTCTCGTTTCTTACTTTACATCAAATTCTATGGTTCTTACTGGGATTTCTTCATTCTTGCTACTGTTCTGAGTAAttctacaataaaaaatgaactttATTACTAAAATGTATAATCTGCTGTCAATTAATCCCCCAAGACATtccataaagaaaaagaacaagccaagtgccagtggctcacacctctaattctaccTTCTCAgaaagtccaaagccagccagggcaaaacactagactagaggtgtggctcaaatggcagagtgccaactgTGAGTGCAAAAACTAAGTGAAAGAAtaagatactgagttcaaaccccagtagtaggATAGTAGAAAAGTTTCATCTGATTTCTACATCTGATAAGCAGTACTTATCACAAGACCTGAAGAGTGCTCATTTGTCAGGGAGAAATAACTACTCCTGCTTGCCTTGAAGGATTCTGACTCCAACACCCAGGTCAACTCTGGAGCTGATTGCCTTCACCTTGAAAAGCAAGCCCAGGGGTAatcagaggaagagagggaggcaaGAGTTACCTGAGTAGGTGTAGGCTCAGTTGTCTGTATCTGAAAGTTCTGAGAGGGCTTCTGAGGGACGGTGGGGAGGGTGGCAGATGCAGCCTGCACCACTCGCAGTGCCTGCTGGGGAATCTGCACCACCTGCTGCTGTTCAGCCTTGGGGGGCACCACTTGCACCTGCTGGACCACAGCTGGCTGGCCCCCACCTGGGCTCTGAACAATCAGCAGGTTGTTTCCTGCCTGGATGATGTTGTCTGCTGTGGTCTCAATCAGCACCGTTTCCACCTGCTCAGCtacagccactggtggctgggaAACAGGAAGGCTCTTCTTCCTGACTTTCTTATTAGTCTTAGACAGAGGCGCAGGAGGGCTCTCGGTCAGGAGCTGAGTGGCAGCCCCTGCATCGCTGGCATTCATCAGGTTGTTGACAGGCAGAGTGAGTGTCACGTTGCCACCCCCACCAGTCAGCTTCACCACATTGGCCCCACTCTGCACTGGGGTGGTGGATGTACTGGACTTCTGGACAGGGGCTGGCTTGATGGGGACAGGCTTGTGGCTGGATGGCGAGGGCGTGATGATGGCTTGGTTAGTGCCAGGGATGATCTGAATCTGGTTGGTGAGATTGGGCTGCACCTGGATGGTCTGGGAACTGCTTGCCTGAATCTGAGGGACTGTCTGGTACTGGATATTTGTGTTGGATCGAGTCCCTTTGTTGATCATGGTGGGATTCTGGATAGCAAAAACCAGCTGGCCTCCAGGATAGGAGGTACTCAGCTGTGAGCCCTGAATCTGCAGTATGTTTCCTTTGGAGGACAAGATGCCAAAGCTATTCTTGCTGGGACtaaggggcagaggggcaggttTGATAGGGACCAGTTTCCTCGGTGTAGGCTGGGGTGGAGCAGGAGGTGTCACTGCAGCTTCAACTGCTGGTGGGCCAATTTTGCTACATGTTGCAGCAAGCAGGGCCAAGGGGGATGGCTGAGAGTCCTGAAAGAGCatcaaaaggaaggagtgaaacTGAAGCCTGTGACCTCTCTTCCCCACAACATCCCccccaccaaacacacacacctagCTCCTTCTGGTTTCTCCATGAGGCTAAGTAAGGGAGAAAACATGGGAAATGACTTTATCTAGAAGGAACTTTCCAGAAGCAGTCCCTGGCCAGGGTGAACTAACAGTGTCAGCTAGCTCTTCCTTCTGCTGCCCCTGTGTGAACAGGGACAGTGCTGTACCTGCATGTCTCAAATAGGGTTTTCTATAAGCCCATTATACAAAATAGGGGGGAAAGGAGTTGACCAGGAAGGACAGAGGCTTCAGTGTGTTTTCTAGGGATGGTAATGATGTCCCCTGGACTGAGGAGGGCTGTTCCAGAGGCAGCAGTGACAGGACAGGTTCTAGCAGGACCACTGAGTTTAATTGTGGTCTTTCTTCCTGACCCACTGCAGCACCTTAGGCAAATGACTACTGCTTCTTGGTACAGAAAACATGGATAACAGAACCTTCCCAGGACTCATGTCCTAGGATGTTTACTGTGAGGGAGTAGAAAGGGTTTCCTAAGTGTGGTGAGTGTCATCTAAGCAGCCTGCCCTCCAAGCCCACTGCCCACTTGCCTGGGTGGTGGCGGCTGGCTGCAGGTAGTCGCTGGGACTGACAGCAGCAGTGGCAGCCATGCTCGTCTGTGGATCTGTTGGAAGAAAAGATATGGAGTAATGCAAAAGACAGACAGCAGGAAAGATCCCAAGGCTAGTTTGgttatggtactggggtttgaactcaaggccttgggtttgctaGACAGgttctctactacttaaaccatgcCCCAACCCCTGTTGCTGCTTCTCTGAGAGATT
This sequence is a window from Perognathus longimembris pacificus isolate PPM17 chromosome 17, ASM2315922v1, whole genome shotgun sequence. Protein-coding genes within it:
- the Sp2 gene encoding transcription factor Sp2, whose amino-acid sequence is MSGRLGSWRKSLAFLWRVNRLSTTPLPPDSSQSLGLWRPVREERAVRFWKMSGSEPHGIPADPQTSMAATAAVSPSDYLQPAATTQDSQPSPLALLAATCSKIGPPAVEAAVTPPAPPQPTPRKLVPIKPAPLPLSPSKNSFGILSSKGNILQIQGSQLSTSYPGGQLVFAIQNPTMINKGTRSNTNIQYQTVPQIQASSSQTIQVQPNLTNQIQIIPGTNQAIITPSPSSHKPVPIKPAPVQKSSTSTTPVQSGANVVKLTGGGGNVTLTLPVNNLMNASDAGAATQLLTESPPAPLSKTNKKVRKKSLPVSQPPVAVAEQVETVLIETTADNIIQAGNNLLIVQSPGGGQPAVVQQVQVVPPKAEQQQVVQIPQQALRVVQAASATLPTVPQKPSQNFQIQTTEPTPTQVTLASLSSSDYPWAWQQQLTVQNVSGNNLTISGLSPTQIQLQMEQALAGEAQPGEKRRRMACTCPNCKDGEKRSGEQGKKKHVCHIPDCGKTFRKTSLLRAHVRLHTGERPFVCNWFFCGKRFTRSDELQRHARTHTGDKRFECVQCQKRFMRSDHLTKHYKTHLVTKNL